A part of Brachybacterium faecium DSM 4810 genomic DNA contains:
- a CDS encoding predicted oxidoreductase, aryl-alcohol dehydrogenase like protein (PFAM: Aldo/keto reductase family), which translates to MSAPTRRLGSLTVSALGLGAMPLSMGRGEPAPHERAMATVHAALDAGITLLDTADIYAPSWDTMGHNEQIVAEALRSWDGDRSQVAVATKGGITRSAEGGGRDGSAAYLRSALEASLAALDTDAVDLYYWHRPDRSIRYAAGVEALAVLQQEGLIREIGISNANVEEIDVARDVLGEGGLAAVQNEFSPTFFHTSRHELEHCAEHGIAFVPWSPLGGTGGGAAAVGERFPQIQRIAEAHAVSPQQVVLAWELALGEHVIPIPGASRPESITDSAQAMALELSDVDLTELNQIIA; encoded by the coding sequence ATGAGTGCACCCACCCGCCGCCTCGGCTCCCTGACCGTCTCCGCCCTCGGACTGGGCGCCATGCCGCTGTCGATGGGGCGCGGCGAACCCGCCCCGCACGAGCGCGCCATGGCCACCGTCCACGCCGCTCTCGACGCCGGCATCACCCTGCTCGACACCGCCGACATCTACGCCCCCAGCTGGGACACCATGGGGCACAACGAGCAGATCGTCGCCGAGGCGCTGCGCAGCTGGGACGGGGACCGCTCGCAGGTGGCGGTCGCCACCAAGGGCGGCATCACACGCTCGGCCGAGGGCGGCGGCCGCGACGGCTCCGCCGCCTACCTCCGCTCCGCCCTCGAGGCCTCGCTGGCGGCGCTCGACACCGACGCGGTGGACCTCTATTACTGGCACCGCCCGGACCGCAGCATCCGCTACGCCGCGGGGGTCGAGGCGCTCGCCGTCCTGCAGCAGGAGGGCCTGATCCGCGAGATCGGCATCTCCAACGCGAACGTCGAGGAGATCGACGTGGCGCGCGACGTGCTGGGCGAGGGCGGTCTCGCGGCCGTGCAGAACGAGTTCTCGCCCACCTTCTTCCACACCAGCCGCCACGAGCTCGAGCACTGCGCCGAGCACGGCATCGCCTTCGTGCCCTGGTCGCCGCTGGGCGGCACCGGCGGCGGCGCGGCCGCGGTGGGGGAGCGGTTCCCGCAGATCCAGCGGATCGCGGAAGCCCACGCCGTCAGCCCCCAGCAGGTGGTCCTCGCCTGGGAGCTGGCACTGGGCGAGCACGTGATCCCGATCCCGGGCGCGAGCCGCCCCGAGTCGATCACGGATTCTGCGCAGGCGATGGCGCTCGAGCTCAGCGACGTGGACCTCACCGAGCTGAACCAGATCATCGCCTGA
- a CDS encoding ATP-dependent exonuclase V beta subunit, helicase and exonuclease domain-containing (PFAM: UvrD/REP helicase): MSPTFTLINASAGSGKTHTLTHEIAERIARGLDPSELIATTFTTKAAAELRDRVRRTLLERGQLEAARGVDSALISTVNSVSGELLREFALDAGISPDVQVLDEDRQKAAFRAAIDETAALAGSRAAALLARTEHDGEEEPEMPFGAAPSWRAHVRQLASRARTNLLDETALREGAEAAWEDYREAALPPAAAEDRRGAWLSALDAALTALEAEQRSAEAGEGPFSVKTAGTVRRHLDALEALRREVADPVRAPWSRWAKLAAVASAKAADPEAKGYAYSKDVDHALLGAASTIAEELLENPVLQADVRALITLVMETAADSLEAYRRYKDELGLIDFIDQEVRTLALVRDSARAREVIRSRFRLLAVDEFQDTSPVQLALFLALSELVEDKIWVGDPKQAIYGFRDADPALMLGIIGELDSGRTNLGAAAVRDLEHSWRSQQPVLDLVNEVFPQVFPELPRHRVVMDAAEPATARRAADGHRPGRLEAWLPQVPKRLTHGQHATAVADGIVELLEDEGTCPADIAVLVRSNRRAAEVVQALSDRGVPATGEGVGILASREGRLVRAALAVTLDLSDTLALTELVDQLPDHAAHGRWFEQLTAAPDREARRGVFAQWWQDPVLAGLRELREDCISLTPVEMITALVDALDLPERIRAWSTPDQRLRTLDALRKVAAQYADRARADSAPITLTGLRIELDAVEHGPDLSGMAATRPGAVWVGTIHGAKGLEWSHVVVMLDHSPTERSQTAGAFVVPAPQLDVTAPLAGRSPRYWPGVLPRHAPLQDALADSAHARRRAHAEQEESGRLQYVALTRAADVTVLSGNGSAPVLDALVPAAEADAPPLLTWEAGGAAVHVRGGASLPAQVRSPRGELPPDAATYRARRSPLAATDLTGPAPERPGGPAARFQASGVASAEELGTVGAPRSIGRRLVPDTGGPQWERVGEAIHAYLALPLPHLTAVQREAAAARLVQRWAVSRAVDAAVLQEAGEAWAAFLAAEFPGAEELTEQPITWWNEEDQVMEGWIDTLLRLPGGEIVLVDHKSYPGSEPVRKVREEYLGQMATYAQALTAAGVAPSRILLHLPLRGEVLEVQLAAPDGEPAHAR; encoded by the coding sequence ATGAGCCCCACCTTCACCCTGATCAACGCGTCGGCCGGCTCCGGCAAGACGCACACCCTCACCCACGAGATCGCGGAGCGGATCGCCCGCGGCCTGGACCCTTCCGAGCTGATCGCCACCACCTTCACCACGAAGGCCGCCGCCGAGCTGCGCGACCGGGTGCGCCGCACCCTGCTCGAGCGCGGCCAGCTCGAGGCCGCCCGCGGTGTGGACAGCGCCCTGATCAGCACCGTCAACTCCGTCTCCGGGGAGCTGCTGCGCGAGTTCGCGCTCGACGCCGGCATCTCGCCGGACGTGCAGGTGCTCGACGAGGACCGGCAGAAGGCGGCGTTCCGCGCCGCGATCGACGAGACCGCCGCGCTGGCCGGCTCGCGCGCCGCCGCGCTGCTGGCCCGCACCGAGCACGACGGCGAGGAGGAGCCGGAGATGCCCTTCGGCGCTGCCCCGTCGTGGCGCGCGCACGTGCGGCAGCTCGCCTCCCGCGCCCGCACCAACCTGCTGGACGAGACGGCGCTGCGCGAAGGGGCAGAGGCCGCGTGGGAGGACTACCGCGAGGCCGCGCTGCCGCCCGCCGCCGCCGAGGACCGGCGCGGCGCCTGGCTGTCCGCCCTCGATGCGGCGCTCACGGCGCTCGAGGCGGAGCAGCGCAGCGCCGAGGCCGGCGAGGGGCCGTTCAGCGTGAAGACCGCCGGCACGGTCCGTCGGCACCTCGACGCGCTCGAGGCGCTGCGACGCGAGGTGGCCGACCCCGTCCGGGCGCCGTGGTCGCGATGGGCGAAGCTCGCCGCCGTCGCCTCCGCGAAGGCCGCCGACCCCGAGGCGAAGGGCTACGCCTACAGCAAGGACGTCGACCACGCGCTGCTGGGCGCGGCGAGCACCATCGCCGAGGAGCTGCTCGAGAACCCGGTGCTGCAGGCCGATGTGCGGGCCTTGATCACGCTCGTGATGGAGACCGCCGCGGACTCCCTCGAGGCATACCGCCGGTACAAGGACGAGCTGGGGCTCATCGACTTCATCGACCAGGAGGTGCGCACCCTCGCCCTGGTGCGCGACTCCGCACGGGCCCGCGAGGTGATCCGCTCCCGCTTCCGGCTGCTCGCGGTCGACGAGTTCCAGGACACCTCCCCCGTCCAGCTCGCCCTCTTCCTCGCGCTCAGCGAGCTCGTCGAGGACAAGATCTGGGTGGGCGACCCGAAGCAGGCCATCTACGGCTTCCGCGACGCGGATCCCGCCCTGATGCTCGGCATCATCGGCGAGCTCGACAGCGGCCGCACGAACCTCGGCGCCGCGGCGGTGCGGGACCTCGAGCACTCCTGGCGCTCCCAGCAGCCGGTGCTCGACCTGGTCAACGAGGTGTTCCCGCAGGTGTTCCCCGAGCTGCCGCGCCACCGCGTGGTGATGGACGCGGCCGAGCCCGCGACCGCCCGCCGCGCCGCCGACGGGCACCGGCCCGGACGCCTCGAGGCGTGGCTGCCCCAGGTGCCGAAGCGGCTCACCCACGGCCAGCACGCCACCGCGGTCGCCGACGGGATCGTCGAGCTGCTCGAGGACGAGGGCACCTGCCCCGCCGACATCGCCGTGCTGGTGCGTTCCAACCGGCGCGCCGCCGAAGTGGTGCAGGCGCTGTCCGACCGGGGCGTGCCCGCCACCGGGGAGGGCGTGGGCATCCTCGCCTCCCGCGAGGGGCGCCTGGTGCGCGCCGCGCTCGCGGTCACCCTCGACCTCAGCGACACCCTCGCCCTCACCGAGCTCGTGGACCAGCTGCCCGATCACGCCGCGCACGGGCGCTGGTTCGAGCAGCTCACCGCCGCACCGGACCGGGAGGCCCGCCGCGGCGTGTTCGCTCAGTGGTGGCAGGATCCGGTGCTCGCCGGGCTGCGGGAGCTGCGCGAGGACTGCATCTCCCTCACCCCCGTCGAGATGATCACCGCCCTCGTCGACGCGCTCGACCTGCCCGAGCGGATCCGGGCCTGGTCCACCCCCGATCAGCGGCTGCGCACCCTCGACGCGCTGCGGAAGGTCGCCGCGCAGTACGCGGACCGGGCCCGGGCCGATTCCGCGCCGATCACGCTCACCGGGCTGCGGATCGAGCTCGACGCCGTCGAGCACGGCCCCGACCTCTCCGGCATGGCCGCGACCCGCCCGGGCGCCGTGTGGGTGGGCACCATCCACGGGGCGAAGGGCCTGGAGTGGTCGCACGTGGTGGTCATGCTCGACCATTCCCCCACCGAGCGGTCCCAGACGGCCGGTGCCTTCGTGGTCCCCGCCCCGCAGCTGGACGTCACCGCGCCGCTCGCCGGCCGCTCCCCGCGCTACTGGCCCGGGGTGCTGCCCCGCCACGCCCCGCTCCAGGACGCGCTCGCGGACTCGGCGCACGCCCGGCGGCGGGCGCACGCCGAGCAGGAGGAGAGCGGGCGGCTGCAGTACGTCGCGCTCACCCGCGCGGCCGACGTCACCGTGCTCAGCGGCAACGGCTCCGCCCCCGTGCTAGACGCCCTGGTGCCCGCCGCGGAGGCGGACGCCCCGCCGCTGCTGACCTGGGAGGCGGGCGGCGCCGCGGTCCACGTGCGCGGCGGCGCCTCGCTGCCGGCACAGGTGCGCTCGCCGCGCGGCGAGCTCCCGCCCGACGCGGCGACCTACCGGGCCCGGCGCAGCCCGCTCGCGGCCACGGACCTCACCGGCCCCGCCCCGGAGCGGCCCGGCGGGCCCGCCGCCCGCTTCCAGGCCTCGGGCGTCGCCTCCGCGGAGGAGCTCGGCACCGTCGGCGCCCCGCGCAGCATCGGCCGGCGCCTCGTCCCCGACACCGGCGGACCGCAGTGGGAACGGGTGGGCGAGGCGATCCACGCCTATCTCGCGCTGCCGCTCCCGCACCTCACCGCGGTGCAGCGGGAGGCCGCGGCCGCGCGCCTGGTGCAGCGGTGGGCGGTGTCCCGGGCCGTGGACGCGGCGGTGCTGCAGGAGGCCGGGGAGGCGTGGGCGGCGTTCCTGGCCGCCGAGTTCCCCGGTGCCGAGGAGCTCACCGAGCAGCCGATCACCTGGTGGAACGAGGAGGACCAGGTGATGGAGGGCTGGATCGACACCCTGCTGCGCCTGCCGGGCGGAGAGATCGTGCTGGTGGACCACAAGTCCTATCCGGGCAGCGAGCCGGTGCGGAAGGTGCGCGAGGAGTACCTGGGGCAGATGGCGACCTATGCGCAGGCGCTCACCGCCGCCGGGGTCGCCCCGTCCCGGATCCTCCTGCACCTGCCGCTGCGCGGCGAGGTGCTCGAGGTGCAGCTCGCCGCACCGGATGGGGAGCCGGCACATGCCCGCTGA
- a CDS encoding glutaminase (PFAM: Glutaminase), with amino-acid sequence MFETYLPDVPQRALTGPLPGAPQVGELLREAHARYAPVGDGEVADYIPALAEADPRLFERVFRSESASNHRNQGISDLLTSYGLLRGRPEEIPDPESEDLRV; translated from the coding sequence GTGTTCGAGACGTATCTTCCGGACGTCCCCCAGCGCGCCCTGACCGGGCCCCTGCCCGGAGCCCCGCAGGTCGGTGAGCTCCTGCGCGAGGCGCATGCCCGCTACGCCCCCGTCGGCGACGGCGAGGTGGCCGACTACATCCCCGCGCTCGCCGAGGCGGATCCGCGGCTGTTCGAGCGGGTGTTCCGCTCCGAATCGGCCTCGAACCATCGCAACCAGGGGATCTCCGACCTGCTCACCTCCTACGGCCTCCTCCGCGGGAGACCCGAGGAGATCCCCGACCCCGAGTCCGAGGATCTGCGCGTCTAG
- a CDS encoding arylsulfatase A family protein (PFAM: Sulfatase), translating to MTAAVTTPRPTRPHIILVCVDEMRADAMGAAGNPHIDTPNLDDLARGGYHFTRAYSATPTCVPARVAMFTGKSPELHGRYGYREGISFPEAYPVTLQSTLREAGYQTFGVGKMHVFPDRARCGFDEVLLHDGFLHTSRRLSRGPSAAIDDYVEFLRRETGDPRADYQETGIGCNAMTARPWEREERLHPTRWVADESLRFLARRDPTRPFFLYMSFHRPHAPFDPPAWLWEKYRGREFPRRPLGEWVSRFDEHRQDFGSEAEFGAQKETTHQQVRAGYYGSIEFIDLQLNRLKETLSDQGLLEDTVVVFVSDHGDMMGDHDMYRKSVAYEGSSRVPLVVHVPPRWREGWGAPREIDTLAELRDLLPTMLDLAGLEVPGGVDGISLRPDGEEREHLHGEHVIGSLGRHSMQWIRSDRFKYVWFSGDGHEQLFDLVADPQELHDLAGAPEHAAELARHRSLLVEALTGREEGFVDGGELVPGRPVQSEASWVREFARL from the coding sequence ATGACCGCCGCCGTGACCACCCCCCGCCCCACCCGACCCCACATCATCCTCGTCTGCGTCGACGAGATGCGGGCCGATGCGATGGGGGCCGCCGGGAACCCCCACATCGACACCCCCAACCTCGACGACCTCGCCCGCGGCGGCTACCACTTCACCCGCGCCTACTCGGCGACCCCCACCTGTGTCCCGGCGCGGGTCGCGATGTTCACCGGGAAGTCCCCGGAGCTGCACGGACGGTACGGGTACCGCGAGGGGATCTCCTTCCCGGAGGCGTACCCCGTGACGCTGCAGTCCACGCTGCGCGAGGCCGGGTACCAGACCTTCGGCGTGGGAAAGATGCACGTGTTCCCGGACCGGGCCCGCTGCGGCTTCGACGAGGTGCTGCTGCACGACGGGTTCCTGCACACCTCCCGGCGGCTGTCCCGCGGCCCCTCGGCGGCGATCGACGACTACGTCGAGTTCCTGCGCCGGGAGACCGGCGACCCGCGCGCCGACTACCAGGAGACCGGGATCGGCTGCAATGCGATGACGGCCCGGCCCTGGGAGCGCGAGGAGCGGCTGCACCCCACCCGCTGGGTGGCCGACGAGTCGCTGCGCTTCCTGGCCCGGCGCGACCCGACCCGGCCGTTCTTCCTGTACATGTCCTTCCACCGCCCGCACGCGCCCTTCGACCCGCCCGCCTGGCTGTGGGAGAAGTACCGCGGCCGCGAGTTCCCGCGCCGGCCGCTGGGCGAGTGGGTCTCCCGCTTCGACGAGCACCGGCAGGACTTCGGCTCCGAGGCGGAGTTCGGGGCGCAGAAGGAGACCACCCACCAGCAGGTGCGGGCCGGGTACTACGGCTCGATCGAGTTCATCGACCTGCAGCTGAACCGGCTCAAGGAGACCCTCTCCGACCAGGGCCTGCTCGAGGACACCGTGGTCGTGTTCGTCTCCGACCACGGCGACATGATGGGCGACCACGACATGTACCGGAAGTCCGTGGCCTACGAGGGCTCCTCCCGGGTGCCGCTCGTGGTGCACGTGCCGCCGCGCTGGCGGGAGGGCTGGGGCGCGCCGCGCGAGATCGACACCCTCGCCGAGCTGCGGGACCTGCTGCCGACGATGCTGGACCTCGCCGGTCTCGAGGTGCCCGGCGGCGTGGACGGGATCAGCCTGCGCCCCGACGGCGAGGAGCGCGAGCACCTGCACGGCGAGCACGTGATCGGCTCGCTGGGACGGCACTCGATGCAGTGGATCCGCTCCGACCGCTTCAAGTACGTGTGGTTCTCCGGCGACGGGCACGAGCAGCTGTTCGACCTCGTGGCCGATCCGCAGGAGCTGCACGACCTCGCCGGCGCCCCCGAGCATGCCGCGGAGCTCGCCCGGCACCGCTCGCTGCTGGTCGAGGCGCTCACCGGGCGCGAGGAGGGTTTCGTCGACGGCGGGGAGCTCGTGCCGGGCCGGCCCGTGCAGTCCGAGGCGTCCTGGGTGCGGGAGTTCGCACGGCTCTGA
- a CDS encoding membrane protease subunit, stomatin/prohibitin (PFAM: SPFH domain / Band 7 family) gives MEGFILFLVLGVGLLIFLVIVAALLFGGLRTSLMFTVHTQEAVIVERFGKFKRVAQAGLNFKTPFIDSTTKPVSLRVQQLEVNIESKTKDNVFVNVPVAVQYRIREEQVIDAYYKLSNPEAQIRSYVFDTVRSALSSLELDEAFESKDDIARSVESTLSARMQEFGFNIINTLVQDISPDQRVRDSMNSINAAQRDRVAAQSLAEADKIKRVTQAEAEAESKRLQGEGVAAQRKAIALGIAEQYEMLRKVGIENSAEQLLLMTQYFDTMQDVARNGRSNVLYLPSNPGAVGGMGDEIRTAMLQSQAAAEASQDADVADAENRRRLSADQLREQEEARAQRARQKAEQRAREAKQQAQQAPEGQPGGEVPPWAHPGSAG, from the coding sequence ATGGAAGGCTTCATCCTCTTCCTCGTCCTCGGCGTCGGTCTCCTGATATTCCTGGTGATCGTCGCGGCGCTCCTGTTCGGCGGGCTGCGCACCTCGCTGATGTTCACCGTGCACACCCAGGAGGCGGTGATCGTCGAGCGCTTCGGCAAGTTCAAGCGCGTCGCGCAGGCGGGCCTGAACTTCAAGACGCCGTTCATCGACAGCACCACCAAGCCGGTCTCGCTGCGCGTGCAGCAGCTCGAGGTGAACATCGAGTCCAAGACCAAGGACAACGTGTTCGTCAACGTCCCGGTCGCGGTCCAGTACCGGATCCGCGAAGAGCAGGTCATCGACGCGTACTACAAGCTGTCGAACCCCGAGGCGCAGATCCGCTCCTACGTGTTCGACACGGTGCGCTCGGCCCTGAGCTCCCTCGAGCTGGACGAGGCCTTCGAGTCCAAGGACGACATAGCCCGCAGCGTCGAGAGCACCCTCTCCGCCCGCATGCAGGAGTTCGGCTTCAACATCATCAACACCCTGGTCCAGGACATCTCCCCGGATCAGCGCGTGCGCGACTCGATGAACTCCATCAACGCCGCCCAGCGCGACCGCGTCGCGGCGCAGTCGCTCGCCGAGGCGGACAAGATCAAGCGCGTCACCCAGGCCGAGGCCGAGGCCGAGTCCAAGCGCCTCCAGGGTGAGGGCGTCGCCGCGCAGCGCAAGGCGATCGCCCTCGGCATCGCCGAGCAGTACGAGATGCTGCGCAAGGTGGGCATCGAGAACTCCGCCGAGCAGCTGCTGCTCATGACGCAGTACTTCGACACCATGCAGGACGTGGCCCGCAACGGCCGCTCCAACGTGCTGTACCTGCCCTCGAACCCCGGCGCCGTGGGCGGCATGGGGGACGAGATCCGCACCGCGATGCTCCAGTCGCAGGCGGCGGCCGAGGCGTCCCAGGACGCCGACGTGGCCGATGCCGAGAACCGTCGGCGCCTCTCCGCCGACCAGCTGCGCGAGCAGGAGGAGGCGCGGGCGCAGCGGGCCCGGCAGAAGGCCGAGCAGCGTGCCCGCGAGGCGAAGCAGCAGGCCCAGCAGGCGCCGGAGGGCCAGCCGGGCGGCGAGGTGCCGCCGTGGGCGCACCCCGGCAGCGCGGGCTGA
- a CDS encoding glutathione peroxidase (PFAM: Glutathione peroxidase): protein MAAPTFHDFSAATIDGERRSMSEYRGRLALVVNIATQCAFTPQLASLQELHDRYAAHGFTVLGFPSDQFRQDPGTDEDTKEFCTSAYELTFPLFSKIDVNGPTAHPLWQWMCAQKAGVIGGRIAWNFTKFLIDGEGMVLRRYAPPVPPVRIARRIESELGLR, encoded by the coding sequence ATGGCCGCCCCGACCTTCCACGACTTCTCCGCGGCGACGATCGACGGTGAGCGCCGCTCGATGAGCGAGTACCGGGGCCGCCTGGCCCTCGTGGTCAACATCGCCACGCAGTGCGCCTTCACCCCGCAGCTGGCGAGCCTCCAGGAGCTGCACGACCGGTACGCCGCGCACGGCTTCACGGTGCTCGGCTTCCCCTCGGACCAGTTCCGGCAGGACCCCGGCACCGACGAGGACACCAAGGAGTTCTGCACCTCCGCCTACGAGCTGACCTTCCCGCTGTTCTCGAAGATCGACGTCAACGGCCCCACCGCGCATCCGCTGTGGCAGTGGATGTGCGCGCAGAAGGCGGGCGTGATCGGCGGCCGCATCGCCTGGAACTTCACGAAGTTCCTCATCGACGGGGAGGGGATGGTGCTGCGCCGCTATGCGCCGCCCGTCCCGCCCGTGCGCATCGCACGGCGGATCGAGAGCGAGCTCGGCCTGCGCTGA
- a CDS encoding sugar kinase, ribokinase (PFAM: pfkB family carbohydrate kinase), giving the protein MPRVLHTAQALVDVILEIDALPARGGNANARSERKYAGGAVTTLLAAARTGAEAVHGGAHGTGSNGDLIRAALARDGIALSDAPRPEADTGYCTVLLEPSAERTFLTVYGAERQITAASLATLAPQAGDLVCVSGYSLFEPTREPLLEFLEALPEEVDVVLDPGDPFASFPEEVRRRVLARTTVWTSNADEARSLTDLDALEDTPEALRRRLAPGAVVVVRDGERGCLVFHHGRGTEIPAFPQQAVDTNGAGDTHTGVLLAERALGADWESAATRANAAAAIAVTRRGTESAPARDEVDAFLA; this is encoded by the coding sequence ATGCCCCGAGTGCTCCACACCGCCCAGGCGCTGGTCGACGTGATCCTGGAGATCGATGCGCTGCCCGCCCGCGGCGGCAACGCCAATGCCCGCAGCGAGCGGAAGTACGCCGGCGGCGCGGTCACCACGCTGCTCGCGGCCGCCCGCACCGGCGCGGAGGCGGTGCACGGCGGAGCGCACGGCACCGGGTCGAACGGCGACCTGATCCGTGCGGCGCTGGCCCGCGACGGCATCGCCCTGTCGGACGCACCGCGGCCCGAGGCGGACACCGGCTACTGCACGGTGCTGCTCGAACCGTCGGCCGAACGGACCTTCCTCACCGTGTACGGCGCGGAGCGGCAGATCACCGCCGCCTCCCTCGCGACCCTCGCCCCGCAGGCCGGGGACCTCGTGTGCGTCTCGGGGTACAGCCTGTTCGAGCCCACCCGGGAGCCGCTGCTGGAGTTCCTCGAGGCGCTGCCCGAGGAGGTGGACGTGGTGCTGGATCCGGGCGACCCCTTCGCCTCCTTCCCGGAGGAGGTGCGCCGCCGGGTGCTCGCACGCACCACGGTGTGGACCTCGAACGCCGACGAGGCGCGGTCGCTCACCGATCTCGACGCCCTCGAGGACACCCCCGAGGCGCTGCGCCGCCGGCTCGCGCCCGGCGCGGTCGTGGTGGTGCGCGACGGCGAGCGCGGCTGCCTGGTGTTCCACCACGGCCGCGGCACCGAGATCCCCGCCTTCCCGCAGCAGGCGGTGGACACCAACGGCGCGGGCGACACCCACACCGGCGTGCTGCTGGCCGAGCGGGCCCTCGGCGCGGACTGGGAATCCGCCGCGACCCGGGCCAACGCCGCGGCGGCGATCGCGGTGACGCGGCGCGGCACCGAGAGCGCCCCCGCGCGCGACGAGGTCGACGCGTTCCTCGCCTGA
- a CDS encoding cell division protein FtsI/penicillin-binding protein 2 (PFAM: Penicillin binding protein transpeptidase domain) translates to MAPDPADSAARPRRRALLVLVAVLAIAALVVGTLLWRDRFGDGEQEAQQLAADLSAGEAPAGADAAEHERILGPLHEAGATAQVEVADPGTAEDGTRTATLAWTWTLPDEAGTWEYTTEATLERGEDGWAPALEPAAYAPDLTASEHLDLTRVDAQLGSLTDRDGAVLYGELPVTTLGLDKTQLEEGELEDAARELAELLGTDADRLAQSVADAGAEAFVPALTLRAEAEGEYPLDRAEQVPGFLAVEDTRPLASERDYAPGVLGSLREASAEDIEDSDGELEAGDMVASGGVVAAAHDELVGTDGLEVVAVDEETAQQRSLHEVAPTDGTAVRTTLDDDLQRLATSAIAEEDSPSAVIALQPSTGDVLAAALGPTGQSYPVGLVGRYAPGSTFKTVTALALLREDVTPDTTLECPETASVAGRSFKNADSMDPSLFGQMPLRSVIAHSCNTALLLQHETVDQPELADAATTLGIGQQAPEGLEAFMGEVDPEDTGVEHAAAMMGQGRVLTSPLSMAAVLASVQNGETVAPRILADEEPAAPEVPTPLSEEETAQMQEMLRGVVTDGSLDDFADLPGEPVIGKTGTAEWTGEDGERKLHSWVIVAQGDLVIAAFVEDGSYGSVTAGPIAREVLEGA, encoded by the coding sequence ATGGCCCCTGACCCCGCCGACTCCGCCGCCCGGCCCCGCCGCCGCGCCCTGCTCGTCCTCGTCGCCGTGCTCGCGATCGCCGCGCTGGTGGTCGGCACCCTGCTGTGGCGCGACCGCTTCGGCGACGGCGAGCAGGAGGCGCAGCAGCTCGCCGCGGACCTCTCCGCCGGGGAGGCCCCGGCCGGGGCCGACGCCGCCGAGCACGAGCGCATCCTCGGGCCGCTGCACGAGGCCGGCGCGACCGCGCAGGTGGAGGTCGCCGACCCCGGCACCGCCGAGGACGGCACCCGCACCGCGACCCTCGCCTGGACCTGGACCCTCCCCGACGAGGCCGGGACCTGGGAATACACCACCGAGGCCACGCTGGAGCGCGGTGAGGACGGCTGGGCCCCCGCCCTCGAGCCCGCGGCCTACGCCCCGGACCTCACCGCGAGCGAGCATCTCGACCTCACCCGCGTGGACGCGCAGCTCGGCTCGCTCACCGATCGCGACGGCGCCGTGCTGTACGGCGAGCTGCCGGTGACGACCCTGGGCCTGGACAAGACCCAGCTCGAGGAGGGAGAGCTCGAGGACGCCGCCCGCGAGCTCGCCGAGCTGCTGGGCACCGACGCGGACCGGCTCGCGCAGAGCGTCGCCGACGCCGGCGCCGAGGCGTTCGTGCCCGCGCTGACCCTCCGCGCCGAGGCCGAGGGCGAATACCCCCTGGACCGGGCGGAGCAGGTGCCCGGCTTCCTCGCCGTCGAGGACACCCGACCCCTCGCGAGCGAGCGCGACTACGCCCCGGGCGTGCTCGGCTCCCTGCGCGAGGCGAGCGCCGAGGACATCGAGGACTCCGACGGCGAGCTCGAGGCCGGGGACATGGTGGCCAGCGGCGGCGTGGTCGCCGCCGCGCACGACGAGCTCGTCGGCACCGACGGGCTCGAGGTGGTCGCCGTCGACGAGGAGACCGCACAGCAGCGCAGCCTGCACGAGGTCGCGCCGACCGACGGCACCGCCGTGCGCACCACCCTCGACGACGACCTGCAGCGCCTGGCCACCTCCGCGATCGCGGAGGAGGACTCCCCGTCGGCCGTGATCGCGCTGCAGCCCTCCACCGGCGACGTGCTCGCCGCCGCCCTCGGACCCACCGGCCAGTCCTACCCGGTGGGGCTCGTCGGCCGCTACGCGCCCGGCTCGACCTTCAAGACCGTCACCGCCCTCGCGCTGCTGCGGGAGGACGTCACCCCGGACACCACGCTCGAGTGCCCCGAGACCGCGAGCGTCGCCGGGCGCAGCTTCAAGAACGCCGACTCGATGGACCCCTCCCTCTTCGGGCAGATGCCGCTGCGCTCCGTGATCGCGCACTCGTGCAACACCGCCCTGCTGCTGCAGCACGAGACGGTGGACCAGCCCGAGCTCGCCGACGCCGCCACGACGCTCGGCATCGGCCAGCAGGCGCCGGAAGGGCTCGAGGCCTTCATGGGCGAGGTGGATCCCGAGGACACCGGCGTCGAGCACGCCGCGGCGATGATGGGCCAGGGCCGGGTGCTCACCTCGCCGCTGTCGATGGCGGCGGTGCTCGCGAGCGTCCAGAACGGTGAGACCGTCGCCCCGCGGATCCTCGCCGACGAGGAGCCGGCCGCCCCCGAGGTGCCCACCCCGCTCAGCGAGGAGGAGACCGCGCAGATGCAGGAGATGCTGCGCGGAGTGGTCACCGACGGCAGCCTCGATGACTTCGCGGACCTGCCCGGCGAGCCGGTGATCGGCAAGACCGGCACCGCCGAATGGACGGGGGAGGACGGCGAGCGGAAGCTGCACTCCTGGGTGATCGTCGCCCAGGGCGACCTGGTGATCGCCGCCTTCGTCGAGGACGGCAGCTACGGCTCCGTCACCGCCGGGCCGATCGCCCGCGAGGTGCTCGAGGGCGCCTGA